Within Myxococcus fulvus, the genomic segment CGCCAAGGCGGCGCCCACGTACTGGGTGTTCTTCGTGCCGGCGGCCATCCTCGCGGCCTTCGTGGTGCTGGACTTCTTCGTCATCCGCGACACGCCCAGCCACACGGGCCACCCGGACTTCGACACCGCGGACGCATCCAGCGGCGAGGCCGCGTCCAGCAGCGTGTGGGAGGTCTTCACGCGGATGATGAGCAACCGCACCATCCTCATCATCCTGATGGTGGAGTTCTGCAGCGGCTTCATGCGCAACGCCATCATGCAGTGGTACCCCAAGTTCGCGAAGGCGACGGGCCTGTCGGAGGCCTTCGTCGCGGCCAACTGGGGCATGCTGCTGTGCGTGGCGGGCATCACCGGCGGCATGTTCGCGGGCGTCATCAGCGACCGCGTGTTCGACTCGCGGCGCGGGCCCGTGTCGGCGGTGCTCTATGCGGGCATGAGCCTGGGCGCGGTGGCCACGCTGTTCCTGCTCAACAGCCCGGCGCTCGGCTGGACGGTCATCTTCATGTCCCTGTGTGTCATCGGCGTGCACGGCATGCTGTCGGGCACGGCGAGCATGGACTTCGGCGGCAAGAAGAACGCGGGCCTCGCGGTGGGCATCATCGACGGCGCCGTGTACGCGGGCACCGCCCTGCAATCCATCCTGTTGGGGCGCATCCTCCCGGCGGGGGAGGTGGCCAAGGACCCCAACAACTGGGGCAACTGGCCGCTGGCCATGCTGCCCCTGTCCTTCGCGGGCCTGCTGCTGGCCACGCGGGTGTGGAACGCCCGCCCGCAGGCGAAGACCGCGCCCGTCGGGGGGGCCTCCGCGGTCACCCAACCGGTTGCAACACAGAAGACCGGTACGGGAGGCTGAGGCCCCTGTGGACCGCAGGACGTCACGGGGGCGTCACTCCCCCGTGACAGGGTTGTGACGTAGAGTGTGGACGTGTCCCAGGTCACCGCCCCACTGCCACTGCAGAGCCGCTTCGAGGTTCACGACCGGAAGCAGTTCGAGATCAAGCTCGAGTACCAGCCCTCGGGTGTGGACGAGACGCGCTACCTCGTGGAGGCGCATCTGTTCCTCCCGGGGAGCCTGAACATCGACGCGGAGACGTACCCCCGCGCGGACTTCTACGCGGACATCCACAACTACGTGCGCTTCAAGACGCCGGTGATGGCGGTGCAGGAGCTGCTCACGTCGGATGCCTCGCCGCTGGTGCGGCTGGAGGCGTGGCTGCGCACGGGGCTGGGTTCGGAGAAGGACATCGTCTACCAGGCGAAGCTCC encodes:
- a CDS encoding MFS transporter, giving the protein MSSLPPWLANLLPILILLGAVALVLARLPKVELGHTDAFRRRRFFNWFPLGMTYAFLYMGRYNVNEATSAMKGHTSNADFGTIFFWGTLVYGCAFLINGPLTDRLGGRKTILLSAAGSSVANVLMGVVVYKVLTEGWQPPGGIVGTLSFLYAVNMYFQSFGAVSIVKVNASWFHVRERGQLGGVFGILISLGVYFAYDWSRFIAKAAPTYWVFFVPAAILAAFVVLDFFVIRDTPSHTGHPDFDTADASSGEAASSSVWEVFTRMMSNRTILIILMVEFCSGFMRNAIMQWYPKFAKATGLSEAFVAANWGMLLCVAGITGGMFAGVISDRVFDSRRGPVSAVLYAGMSLGAVATLFLLNSPALGWTVIFMSLCVIGVHGMLSGTASMDFGGKKNAGLAVGIIDGAVYAGTALQSILLGRILPAGEVAKDPNNWGNWPLAMLPLSFAGLLLATRVWNARPQAKTAPVGGASAVTQPVATQKTGTGG